One genomic window of Puniceibacterium sp. IMCC21224 includes the following:
- a CDS encoding tripartite tricarboxylate transporter substrate binding protein has protein sequence MRHIKRFTALATACCLSVSTVSAQQTHAPQVEDYPNQPLTILVPYGPGGLTDSRGRIFQQEMESVIGQQVRVENISGGGGLVGANAAFAKASDGYTVLTAATVDGPHAHSVLSPAGLPWTWDDWTPLGMFTLSVLGFVASSESKYPTLGAMVEQVKADPGSVTLASIGPGRLDDLEMIDFMQTTDTLGDWNWVFYSSSADIQADLISGDIDVGYLGVSRTDMIDHPDFKVLAMGIAPDAIPDENFPFDWPTVEEAIGAKLNVLGNGFGVMFVKSDVPEDRKAYLEWAFKTTTEQPGFVENRMAAGEPPIWIPREEAQKRLDNLVAKMNELKPVRDENLNK, from the coding sequence GTGAGACATATCAAGAGATTTACCGCATTGGCTACGGCCTGCTGTTTGAGCGTCAGCACCGTTTCGGCGCAGCAAACCCACGCGCCGCAGGTCGAAGACTATCCAAACCAGCCGCTGACGATTCTTGTGCCCTACGGCCCTGGTGGCCTGACAGATTCGCGTGGCCGCATCTTCCAGCAAGAGATGGAAAGCGTGATCGGTCAGCAGGTGCGCGTGGAAAACATCTCCGGCGGTGGCGGCCTCGTCGGGGCCAACGCCGCCTTTGCCAAGGCCTCTGACGGCTACACAGTATTGACAGCAGCCACGGTTGATGGGCCGCACGCGCATTCGGTCCTGTCCCCTGCGGGGCTGCCATGGACGTGGGACGACTGGACGCCACTCGGCATGTTTACGCTGTCGGTCTTGGGCTTCGTGGCATCCAGCGAATCCAAGTATCCGACACTTGGAGCCATGGTAGAGCAGGTCAAAGCCGATCCGGGATCGGTCACGCTCGCCTCCATCGGACCAGGGCGTCTCGATGATCTCGAGATGATCGACTTTATGCAAACCACGGACACGCTGGGCGACTGGAATTGGGTTTTCTACAGTTCGTCCGCGGACATCCAGGCCGACCTGATCAGCGGTGATATTGATGTCGGATATCTGGGTGTTTCGCGCACAGACATGATTGACCACCCGGATTTCAAAGTGCTGGCCATGGGCATCGCACCGGACGCAATCCCGGATGAGAATTTCCCGTTCGACTGGCCCACCGTCGAAGAGGCCATCGGCGCAAAGCTGAATGTTCTGGGCAACGGTTTCGGGGTGATGTTCGTCAAATCGGATGTACCCGAGGACCGCAAGGCGTACCTGGAATGGGCCTTCAAGACCACAACAGAGCAGCCGGGTTTCGTCGAAAACCGCATGGCAGCTGGCGAACCTCCGATCTGGATACCACGCGAAGAAGCGCAGAAACGCCTCGATAATCTGGTCGCCAAGATGAATGAGCTAAAGCCGGTTCGTGACGAGAACCTGAACAAATAG
- a CDS encoding Zn-ribbon domain-containing OB-fold protein yields the protein MTPSETSRLLRPEPNITNLSAPFWDLANDRTLATPKCSNCGDRHFPPGPNCPTCLSKDLKWVSVSGHGKLVSWVIFHQVYWDDVRDDVPYLVATVDLDEGIRLLSNLVGSAAENPEYGMALQVTFRPNTSGRLLPVFERAD from the coding sequence ATGACACCTTCTGAAACCTCCCGCCTGCTGCGGCCCGAACCGAATATCACCAACCTCTCTGCTCCCTTCTGGGATCTTGCGAACGACAGAACGCTTGCAACCCCTAAATGCAGCAATTGCGGCGATCGTCACTTTCCGCCCGGGCCGAACTGTCCCACCTGTCTGTCAAAGGACCTGAAGTGGGTTTCAGTTTCAGGCCATGGCAAGCTCGTATCCTGGGTGATCTTTCATCAGGTCTACTGGGATGATGTGCGCGACGATGTTCCCTACCTTGTTGCAACTGTCGACTTGGACGAAGGCATTCGCCTGCTCAGCAATCTTGTCGGGTCAGCCGCAGAAAACCCAGAATACGGGATGGCATTGCAGGTCACTTTCCGCCCAAACACATCCGGTCGGCTGCTGCCGGTGTTCGAACGGGCCGACTGA
- a CDS encoding thiolase family protein, translating to MDHSPSGRFAIAGVGTTAYGNFPDKDDYTLAAEAFQDALEDCGLDKSQADGLLVSRLPHYARMSEIIGIEPRWTLQLPAHGRMSGIGIIEAMAAIDAGYCDYAVLLYANIGRSRRVHYGGDEDPGFWDPWGFTSMGGIHAMMFREHMERYGTTTEQLAEVSVAFRHHAQLNPSAVMKKPMTVEDHENARPICEPLRLFDYCLINDGAVCLIVTTTERAKDLKKKPVKILGSGAKDSLRHSSYPEMDFWYEPTKLAGRSAYEQAGVSHSDIDALMCYDNFSPTVLFSLEGLGFCERGQAGQFVEGGALKLGGRLPTNTDGGHLSNSYMQGWALNIEAVRQLRGECGARQVPDCKIVQYVQSTPCTRSIIYGIE from the coding sequence ATGGATCATTCCCCAAGCGGAAGGTTTGCAATTGCGGGGGTCGGAACAACGGCCTACGGCAACTTTCCCGACAAAGATGACTATACGCTTGCCGCAGAAGCATTTCAGGATGCGTTAGAAGACTGCGGTCTCGACAAGTCGCAGGCCGACGGCCTGCTGGTCAGCCGTCTTCCCCATTATGCACGCATGTCCGAAATCATCGGTATCGAACCCAGATGGACGCTTCAGCTTCCCGCGCACGGCCGCATGTCCGGCATCGGCATAATCGAGGCAATGGCCGCCATCGACGCGGGATACTGCGATTATGCCGTCCTGCTTTATGCCAACATCGGTCGGTCGCGCCGCGTGCATTATGGCGGCGACGAGGATCCCGGCTTCTGGGATCCGTGGGGCTTTACCTCGATGGGCGGTATTCACGCGATGATGTTTCGCGAACACATGGAACGCTACGGCACAACCACCGAACAGCTTGCCGAGGTTTCAGTCGCCTTCCGCCATCATGCGCAGCTTAACCCGTCTGCCGTGATGAAAAAGCCAATGACGGTCGAAGATCACGAAAATGCCCGGCCAATCTGCGAACCGCTACGCCTGTTTGACTACTGTCTGATCAACGACGGAGCGGTCTGCCTGATCGTCACGACAACCGAACGCGCCAAGGATCTCAAGAAGAAGCCGGTAAAGATTCTCGGTTCGGGAGCAAAGGATTCACTCAGGCATTCCTCCTACCCCGAGATGGATTTCTGGTACGAGCCGACGAAACTAGCGGGCAGGTCCGCTTACGAACAGGCTGGAGTCAGCCACAGCGACATCGACGCGCTGATGTGCTATGATAACTTCAGCCCGACGGTGCTGTTCAGTCTCGAAGGACTTGGATTCTGCGAGCGTGGCCAAGCCGGTCAGTTCGTCGAGGGAGGAGCGCTAAAGCTGGGCGGTCGCCTACCCACCAACACCGATGGCGGGCATCTCTCCAATTCCTACATGCAGGGCTGGGCGCTCAACATCGAAGCTGTCCGGCAGTTGCGCGGAGAATGCGGTGCGCGGCAAGTTCCGGATTGCAAGATCGTGCAATACGTCCAGTCGACGCCCTGCACACGTTCCATCATCTACGGCATCGAGTGA
- a CDS encoding LacI family DNA-binding transcriptional regulator, with protein MERVTLLDVARESGLSTATVSRALNEPKSVTDKARVKVTETITRLGYVPHGVARALALQHTRTVGAIIPTIENSFFAKVITAFQKRLTEQNYSLLLATTEYDFAAEFERVHTFIGKSVDGIMLIGEQRDPAIYDLLNQRKIPFINTFVYNAASPHPSCGFDHAQTIGPSVEYLAGLGHTELGMIIGDISINDRAASRLKVARLTAKRLKMSFREENIVISGYSVSEARSIAKQILRRDNRPTAIVCGNDLLAMGTLFAAQDLGLDVPGELSIFGHGNFDFASELSPPLSTVRLPEYEIGQTAADYLVARMAGNVVPDHIRLASHLEIRGTTAPPPDQIRHLWSED; from the coding sequence GTGGAACGGGTCACTCTTCTGGATGTCGCGCGGGAATCGGGATTGTCGACGGCCACCGTTTCCCGGGCTCTGAACGAGCCCAAGAGCGTAACCGACAAGGCCCGTGTCAAAGTCACTGAGACGATCACGCGGTTGGGCTACGTTCCGCACGGCGTTGCAAGGGCGCTGGCGTTGCAGCACACTCGAACTGTCGGCGCGATCATACCGACGATTGAGAATTCGTTTTTTGCCAAGGTTATCACGGCCTTTCAGAAACGTCTGACCGAACAAAATTATTCTCTTCTGCTGGCAACGACCGAATACGATTTCGCGGCCGAGTTCGAACGCGTCCACACCTTTATCGGAAAGAGTGTCGATGGGATCATGCTGATCGGGGAGCAGCGCGACCCAGCGATCTATGACCTGCTGAACCAACGCAAGATTCCGTTCATCAATACCTTTGTCTACAACGCGGCCTCGCCCCATCCGTCCTGTGGTTTCGACCATGCGCAGACCATCGGACCGAGCGTCGAATATTTGGCGGGCCTTGGTCATACTGAACTTGGCATGATCATTGGTGACATTTCGATCAACGACAGGGCGGCTTCGCGGCTCAAGGTCGCGCGGTTGACGGCTAAGCGGCTGAAGATGTCATTCCGAGAGGAAAATATCGTGATATCCGGCTATTCGGTGTCCGAAGCGCGCAGCATTGCCAAGCAGATTCTCAGACGGGATAACCGTCCTACAGCGATCGTTTGCGGCAACGATCTTCTGGCGATGGGAACGCTTTTTGCGGCGCAGGATCTGGGGCTGGACGTACCCGGCGAACTGTCGATTTTCGGGCACGGCAATTTCGATTTCGCGTCTGAACTTTCGCCTCCGTTATCTACGGTAAGGCTGCCGGAGTACGAGATCGGCCAGACCGCAGCCGACTATCTGGTGGCGCGGATGGCCGGAAACGTGGTGCCGGATCACATCCGGCTGGCCTCGCATCTTGAAATCCGCGGCACTACGGCGCCGCCCCCGGACCAGATCAGGCATCTCTGGTCCGAGGACTAA
- a CDS encoding SMP-30/gluconolactonase/LRE family protein, which translates to MEGKAFTVVHESFKYTVHTASVDALGEVPTWRPEEQALYWIDVRRPCLYRRDWATGAQRQWIMPETIGTYVFRDDGNVLVGLQSGIGVFDLNSGTLRMVAAPYADLPDMRFNDGHCDRQGRLWIGTMDNLKRGADGVLFRLDDRGLVQMADQVVVPNSLCFSPDGTVMYFSDGRDPTIWAFTLDPETGDISDRRVFAEMQSGGAPDGATVDCQGCLWSTQYGASRIDVFAPDGSLKRVIPVPAVQPTCVAFGGAEMQTLIVTTGRQNMSDSALAADTLAGAVLSLEVDVAGLEETPFRF; encoded by the coding sequence ATGGAAGGCAAAGCTTTTACGGTCGTGCACGAGTCCTTCAAATACACGGTTCACACGGCTTCTGTCGACGCTTTGGGCGAGGTTCCCACGTGGCGTCCAGAAGAGCAGGCGCTCTACTGGATCGATGTGCGGCGGCCGTGTCTCTATCGGCGGGATTGGGCCACAGGCGCACAGAGGCAGTGGATAATGCCAGAGACCATCGGTACATATGTTTTCCGCGATGACGGCAATGTGCTCGTTGGCTTACAGTCCGGGATCGGAGTGTTCGATCTGAACAGCGGGACGCTGAGGATGGTCGCCGCACCTTATGCGGATCTCCCGGACATGCGGTTCAATGACGGCCATTGCGACCGCCAGGGTCGGTTGTGGATCGGTACGATGGACAATCTGAAACGTGGCGCAGATGGCGTGCTGTTCCGATTGGATGACCGTGGACTGGTGCAGATGGCGGATCAGGTCGTCGTTCCCAACAGCCTTTGCTTTTCGCCTGATGGGACGGTGATGTATTTCTCGGACGGACGGGATCCGACCATTTGGGCCTTCACGCTGGACCCGGAAACCGGAGATATTTCCGATCGTCGGGTGTTTGCAGAGATGCAGAGCGGCGGGGCCCCGGATGGGGCCACTGTGGACTGCCAAGGCTGCCTCTGGAGCACACAGTACGGTGCGAGCCGGATCGACGTGTTTGCGCCGGACGGATCTCTGAAGCGGGTCATTCCCGTGCCAGCCGTGCAGCCCACCTGCGTCGCTTTCGGTGGGGCAGAGATGCAGACTTTGATCGTCACAACGGGGCGACAAAACATGAGCGACTCGGCGCTAGCTGCCGATACGTTGGCCGGGGCTGTGTTATCTCTGGAAGTAGATGTGGCGGGTCTTGAGGAGACACCGTTTCGGTTCTGA
- a CDS encoding tripartite tricarboxylate transporter permease, with the protein MSSPILDAIIFLFSLDNLLWLALGTCLGLIAGTLPGISGVSMMALLLPFTYGLPPQTAVLMLVGVYAASVYSASTGGILYKIPGDAAGVPATVEGHAMAQKGKIGLALTADIYSSFIGSVIGFLGTLALTPVFIEIARSLGTAERGLFALFALVLAGTGALSRADPLRGMLAIGIGLMVGTIGMHQGTGFIRYFQPYPQLWDGINLVWLIVGLYAIPQTFRLVTLESYIKENKVSLKFEIWQETKAFFAYVSTRKWLVLKTGMMGTIVGALPGLGTIAASWIGYQEAYRTSKNPEEFGKGALEGLIGAETANNAAVPTTLVPLLALGIPGSAASSLILGAFLLAGVYPGPQMMTVNPEIIWSILLGLFLTGFFFVAFGLPFHGLAVYITKVRTAYLIPCIVGFSIIGTFIATGFVEGLYVTIAVGIFAVILEKCDLPVANVLLGAILGPIIERELLRAFQVGGIERFFRPVSGVLIAMIALLLAVSIWRALASTRGPQQRKEGAA; encoded by the coding sequence ATGAGCAGCCCAATTCTTGACGCTATAATATTTTTGTTCTCACTGGATAATCTTCTCTGGCTGGCACTTGGTACGTGCCTGGGCCTGATCGCCGGAACCTTGCCTGGCATCAGCGGCGTTTCAATGATGGCGCTTTTGCTTCCGTTCACTTACGGCCTGCCGCCGCAGACCGCGGTGCTGATGCTTGTGGGCGTCTATGCCGCGTCAGTCTATTCGGCCAGCACTGGCGGCATACTTTACAAGATCCCCGGCGACGCGGCGGGTGTGCCGGCGACGGTCGAAGGCCATGCGATGGCGCAGAAGGGAAAGATTGGTCTTGCATTGACCGCTGACATCTATTCGTCGTTTATCGGTTCGGTCATCGGCTTTCTGGGGACACTGGCGCTGACGCCGGTGTTCATCGAAATCGCACGGTCTCTTGGTACGGCAGAGCGTGGGCTCTTTGCGCTGTTCGCGCTGGTTCTGGCTGGAACGGGTGCGCTCTCTCGGGCCGACCCGCTGCGAGGGATGTTGGCCATCGGAATCGGTTTGATGGTTGGCACAATCGGGATGCATCAAGGCACCGGATTCATCCGCTACTTTCAACCCTATCCGCAGCTTTGGGATGGCATCAACCTCGTCTGGTTGATCGTGGGACTATACGCGATCCCTCAGACCTTTCGGCTGGTCACGCTCGAAAGCTATATCAAGGAAAACAAGGTCAGTCTGAAATTCGAAATTTGGCAAGAGACCAAGGCGTTCTTTGCCTACGTATCAACCCGAAAATGGCTTGTCCTCAAGACTGGTATGATGGGCACGATCGTTGGGGCGCTGCCCGGACTGGGCACGATCGCGGCGTCCTGGATCGGGTATCAGGAGGCATACCGAACGAGTAAGAATCCAGAAGAATTCGGCAAAGGGGCGCTAGAAGGGCTCATCGGGGCCGAAACGGCCAACAACGCCGCGGTTCCGACAACGCTTGTCCCGCTCCTTGCGCTTGGCATTCCGGGCAGCGCCGCATCAAGCCTGATCCTGGGGGCATTTCTGCTGGCCGGAGTCTATCCGGGGCCGCAGATGATGACCGTAAACCCGGAAATTATCTGGAGCATTCTGCTGGGCCTGTTTCTGACGGGCTTTTTCTTTGTCGCCTTCGGCCTGCCGTTTCATGGCCTGGCCGTGTACATCACAAAGGTACGTACGGCTTATCTGATACCTTGTATCGTCGGGTTTTCGATCATCGGCACCTTCATTGCGACAGGCTTTGTCGAAGGACTGTATGTCACCATCGCCGTCGGGATCTTCGCCGTCATTCTCGAAAAATGTGACCTGCCCGTTGCGAATGTACTGCTTGGCGCGATCCTTGGACCCATCATCGAACGCGAACTTTTGCGCGCCTTTCAGGTGGGCGGGATCGAGAGGTTCTTTCGCCCAGTCTCGGGTGTGCTGATTGCCATGATTGCGCTGCTACTGGCGGTCTCAATCTGGCGCGCGCTTGCAAGCACAAGGGGACCCCAACAGCGAAAGGAAGGTGCGGCGTGA